A single genomic interval of Spirosoma linguale DSM 74 harbors:
- a CDS encoding TonB-dependent receptor (PFAM: TonB-dependent receptor; TonB-dependent receptor plug; Cna B domain protein~KEGG: ccs:CCNA_00858 TonB-dependent receptor) codes for MKRYFLLLLLGTLTTLLDPSVIYAQFGPPGGGPGGPGGFGGQDTRRKKEFTGVAEETPKGNGKIAGILVDSTSGKPVEFATVALINVATNKPIDGTTSDAKGQFSLTKLAPGDYRLQYSFIGYKTRDSQKVTVVKGTDLNLGSVKLPADVRTLGEVVVTGQAALIEEKVDRLVFNADKDITAKGGDASDVLKRVPMLSVDLDGNVSLRGSQNIRVLINNKPSTIVAANVADALKQLPADMIKSVEVITSPSAKYDAEGAAGIINIITKKNTLHGLTLNVDAGAGLRASNLGLNGSYRQGKLGLTLGGFGRAGYNGASSTLDQTTKVGGQTLRTSQQGTAFDKPIFGQYTLGMDYDLAKNQSLSANVRFGTRNFIQQQTQLTNTYANEVLRNMSNRDVDRKDLSNSVDMNLDYIRTFKPQQEWSISTQYSRTGLTNNFYADILGQTGELTSRQRNLNNNTNQEFTIQTDYQTPIRKNQLLEFGGKAIMRQVDSRFQYQLGGSTGELVFDPTNPSGSLLYNQNIGAGYISYTYVTPSKYTFKVGTRYEHTGITAKANENTNLNIPAYSNLVPSINVSKSLKGGTTVKAAYNRRIQRPGLQQLNPNVNTANPQMIMVGNPNLSPELTDNVELSLSSTVKKTYINASVFGRLTNNGISQIRIPSDTLAGAIITTFQNIGVQRTVGTNVFFNTSITPKWTVNGGIDAYYVYMQGLTPGADGKSITISNTGVSLGGRLMSQLQLDKGWSAQVFSFFRGPSPQLQGTMGSFYMYSVGVRKDVANKRGSIGLAAENFAGGVTMRTTLNTPTLSSVSVTNLYNSNVKVTFSYRIGKMTFEAPRKKGRSVSNDDVKGEGDGGGQPQAAPAAAPAGGRPR; via the coding sequence ATGAAAAGATATTTCCTCCTCCTGCTCCTCGGAACGTTAACGACGCTGCTTGATCCCAGTGTCATCTATGCACAGTTTGGCCCTCCGGGTGGCGGCCCGGGTGGCCCCGGTGGTTTTGGCGGACAGGACACGCGCCGTAAAAAAGAATTTACGGGTGTGGCCGAAGAAACGCCCAAAGGAAATGGGAAGATAGCCGGGATACTGGTCGACTCGACCTCGGGTAAACCCGTTGAGTTTGCCACCGTTGCGCTCATCAATGTTGCCACCAACAAGCCCATTGACGGAACCACATCGGATGCTAAAGGACAGTTTTCATTGACTAAACTGGCACCGGGCGACTACCGGCTACAGTATTCGTTTATCGGCTACAAAACCCGCGACTCGCAGAAGGTCACCGTTGTAAAAGGTACAGACCTTAACCTGGGCTCGGTAAAACTACCGGCCGATGTGCGTACGCTGGGCGAAGTTGTGGTAACGGGCCAGGCGGCCCTCATTGAAGAAAAAGTTGACCGGCTGGTGTTCAACGCCGATAAAGACATCACCGCCAAAGGGGGCGATGCCTCGGATGTGCTGAAGCGGGTGCCGATGCTGTCGGTCGATCTGGACGGAAATGTTAGTTTGCGAGGCAGCCAGAATATTCGGGTGCTGATCAACAATAAGCCATCGACCATCGTAGCCGCCAACGTGGCCGATGCCCTCAAGCAACTCCCCGCCGATATGATCAAATCGGTAGAGGTCATTACGAGCCCGTCGGCCAAATACGACGCCGAAGGAGCCGCCGGTATCATTAACATCATCACTAAAAAGAATACCCTGCACGGGCTGACCCTGAACGTTGATGCCGGGGCGGGACTTCGCGCATCGAATTTGGGTCTGAACGGTTCGTACCGGCAGGGAAAACTGGGCCTGACCCTGGGTGGTTTTGGCCGCGCCGGGTACAATGGGGCTTCATCTACCCTGGATCAAACGACGAAGGTGGGCGGACAGACGTTGCGGACGAGCCAGCAGGGTACCGCTTTCGACAAGCCCATATTCGGGCAGTATACGCTGGGCATGGACTACGACCTGGCTAAAAATCAGTCGCTTTCGGCTAACGTTCGGTTTGGTACCCGGAATTTCATTCAGCAGCAAACCCAGTTGACCAATACGTACGCCAACGAAGTACTGCGAAACATGTCGAATCGCGATGTAGACCGGAAAGATCTGTCCAACTCGGTGGATATGAACCTGGATTATATCCGGACGTTCAAGCCGCAGCAGGAATGGTCTATCTCCACGCAGTACAGCCGCACGGGGTTGACCAATAACTTCTACGCCGATATCCTTGGCCAAACGGGCGAGCTAACCAGCCGCCAGCGCAACCTCAACAACAACACCAATCAGGAGTTTACCATCCAGACCGATTACCAGACGCCCATCCGCAAAAATCAATTGCTGGAATTTGGCGGCAAGGCCATTATGCGGCAGGTCGACAGCCGGTTTCAGTACCAGCTTGGCGGTAGTACGGGTGAGCTGGTCTTCGACCCGACAAATCCATCAGGCTCATTGCTCTATAACCAGAACATCGGCGCGGGGTATATTTCGTATACCTACGTAACGCCCAGCAAATACACGTTTAAAGTGGGTACGCGCTACGAACATACGGGCATTACGGCCAAGGCAAACGAAAATACGAACCTGAATATTCCCGCCTATAGCAATCTGGTGCCCAGCATCAACGTCTCGAAAAGCCTAAAAGGCGGAACAACCGTAAAAGCTGCTTACAACCGCCGGATTCAGCGGCCGGGTTTACAACAGCTGAACCCGAACGTAAACACGGCTAACCCACAGATGATTATGGTGGGTAACCCGAACCTGAGTCCCGAACTAACCGACAACGTTGAACTAAGCTTAAGCTCGACCGTCAAGAAAACGTACATCAATGCATCGGTATTCGGGCGGTTGACCAACAACGGTATCTCCCAAATCCGGATACCATCCGATACGCTGGCCGGGGCGATCATCACGACGTTTCAAAACATTGGCGTACAGCGCACCGTTGGTACCAACGTCTTTTTCAACACCAGCATCACACCTAAATGGACGGTCAACGGCGGTATTGATGCGTACTATGTGTACATGCAGGGCCTGACGCCGGGTGCCGACGGGAAGTCGATCACGATCAGCAATACGGGGGTGAGCCTTGGCGGGCGGCTGATGAGCCAGCTCCAGCTCGACAAAGGGTGGAGCGCGCAGGTGTTCAGCTTTTTCCGGGGACCAAGCCCGCAATTGCAGGGCACGATGGGCAGCTTTTATATGTACTCGGTGGGTGTTCGGAAAGATGTGGCCAACAAGCGGGGTAGCATTGGGCTGGCCGCCGAGAACTTCGCGGGTGGCGTAACGATGCGCACTACGCTGAACACACCAACGCTGTCGTCGGTGAGTGTTACCAACCTGTACAACTCAAACGTAAAAGTGACATTCTCGTACCGAATCGGCAAAATGACCTTCGAAGCACCCCGCAAAAAGGGCCGTTCGGTTAGCAATGACGACGTTAAAGGTGAAGGCGACGGTGGTGGTCAGCCACAGGCAGCTCCAGCAGCGGCTCCGGCGGGCGGTCGGCCCCGCTAA